AGTTTTGAAAAGTGGCATAGTTTAGTAGCCAAGCTGGGACTATTCCCACGTCTGCTGATTCCAACTACTATACCAACTCTTAATTACTGATGTTCAACTTCAGCTGAGTCAAACCAAGTAAGGGAGAAATGAGTTCAGTTGTACTGGTCAATACAGATGGCAGTCTGGATCATTCTTTCTCCTACAGTATAGCTCAAAGAGGAGTGTGCCTTAGACAAATGTATTATCTTGTCCTTTTTTTCGTTGTTGTTTGTAGAAAACTGCATGCGATACCTCTTAACATCTTTTGCTTCTTATATAAGGTGGATCATTCTTGACAAAttttgagattttatatatatatatatatatatatatatatatcttctgaaGAGGGGGGTAATTTAAATCAAACTATTGTTTAAGGCTGCACCATACCAATCCAACACTTAATCCTGTTGGAATGTCAATGAGAGATTAGCAGTGCTTTTGATGTAATCAGCATGCGATGCTTCCATATCTTCACATATCCTTTAAAACATGCTCAATAAAGATTAATTGGGAGGAGACAGTTTAGGACTATGTTTTCTGCTAAAAAGCTTTTCTGTATACTTAAGATATGATTCTATTGCCACGATTTTAGAGATCATATGTGTTGAGGCAAAGTACTAAAATATACTCTGCCAAAGTGACAAAGATATGACggattattttaaaagagttaaTTTTGTCCTGTATTTCATGCTTCCCCAAGAAGATAGAATTCAAGTATAAAAGACATGCTTACTTTGCCAGTTTTTGTAGTAATCATAACagcaataaaatagtaataatagctaacgtGTCCAGCATGCTGACTTTCTGCCAGGCAGTGATAAGTGCTTTGTGttcaatttttcttctgttttcacaACAGCATCAGGAGGAGGTAACGTTACTCTCTGGAGGCTATAGACAGGAGAGCTGAGGTTTCAAAGTTAAAGGATTTGTGCAAGATGACACAGTTAGTAAATACAGCGTGAGCCAGGTCTCCTAACGCTGAAGCCTGTTCTCTGACCGTATTGCTAGGCTGCTCTATCGTGTTCAAGATGGAGCTCTTAGCACATCACATTTTTATTTAGAGAGGCTGATATCCTCCATTAAACAGAGCAATTCTTTACCTCTACAAACTCCCAGTTTCTGCTACTTTTAACCAGTGTAtctgttttaatttccaagataTTCCATAAAAATCTGTATTGTGGACTCTTTAACCtttgaaaatgtttgtttttactcctcatatatttaaaagttgtattCCTTTCAGACATCTGAATGACATTTATAAAAAATTCCTTGGAGGACATGGAGATGTTGAGTGATCCAGGGAGATGCTGTGGGTTGTGACAGGAtgtgtaaacttttttttcttgctgacaatttaaaatgtattgatgTTTAGTTCTGCGTGGGGGTCCTCTCACCGGAAGCTACAGGTTACGACAGTTTCACCTTCACTGGGGGTCCACAGATGATCACGGCTCTGAACACGTGGTGGACGGCGTGAGATATGCCGCAGAGGTGAGCCATCAGACTTGTATTCATCATTCAGAGTTTTTCTATGTGATGGGATTTTGGGGACACAGAAGACAACTCTCCTTATGCCAGATTAGGTATCTCAGTGGCTGAAATCACTTTATTCTTTCAGCATGAGAGTTTATCAACATGAGAGCCACACGTTTGGCCCTTCTGAGTCTTAGAGATTAGGGTTTTTGTgcccattttagaaatgaataaaCTGGAGACTTAGAGAGACTAAGTAACTTATCCAGCTAGGAAGCAGTTGAGATGGCttgaaacccaggtctgtctgatacCAATTATAAACTCTGTTGTATTTCCTGAAAAGCCagtgagaagggagagaaagaaacatttgGTTTAGGCCCAACTGTGTACACATTTGGTCCAGACACAAATATATACTAAGATCACGTAAAGTCCATATGATAGAGTTAATAGTAAGTGGCCAAGTtcctcttagggaaaaaaaagtaaagtcacAAACTCTCCTAAACTCTACATTACCTCTACAACCCCAGGTATTAAAATGGAGTCTGTAATTATTCAGGTCGTTGGTAAAGCAGAATAGGAAGAAGTGTTCATTGACTTGTTTTTTTCCATTGGGGAGTTAACTTCTTTTCCTTATAATCATATTCATTAATATATTCTACTTTTTCTAATCCTCTGGTTAAAGGACAAAGCATAATATACTTCAAGTTTTAATACAGTTAAATATTGCTAACACCCAGCTTTACCATGAGAGGAAAGTGAATTATTGTATGACTTAACCAAAGCTACTTATGTGAAAATATATAATGTGGCTTGTGAGTCGTCTAGGCAAGACAGAGCAAATGTTACCAGGCAAGTacagtttttcttcatttttcttgtgaTTACTGAGCTGTGGAGTTGAGACACTCTTTTATAGCCCTGCTGTTCAGAGAGATTCAGCAAACAGacttctttccagttttatttttctgttgactTACACATCTGCTCTCTGAGACTATCAACCAAAACGTCCTTTTTGCCTACTAAAGCACTTTTGCTTGAGGCCAagtgcttagggtatgggacctGCTCTGTCCTTGGGGTGGAAGAATAAAATCTACATCCAAAGTGGACAAAAGATGCCAAGAATGTACAAAGCAGGACTCCTGAACCTGTACAGTGTCTCAGTTTATATCACCTACTGAATAGTTTTGATGTTTGCTTTCTAAAGTTTTGTGTTCTAAATTTgacatgttttaaatttcaaaagtttTGTGCAGATTAAGAGCTGGCTTTGGATCACTGAACTGTAATTTTCCTAAGCCACTTAGGAAAATGGGTCACATTGCTTTATGTTTACACCTTCTAACTTCATAAACTTGAAAGTATACTCTCAGAGAGGTTGACTCTGAGTTGGCAAGTGGTTTCCTGGAAAGGGCCCTCATATCCTGAAATTAGTCAGAGGTGCAGAGTCCTTACTTGCATAGCAAGGGCCATCTTTGTAGGTTTTCCTTCCTGAAGAAGATGAAGCTTTGACTGGAATTTCACACTGTTCTTTAATGTATGTTTAAGgctatttatttcatttgttcatgcatgtatgcattcattcattcttttgagAATTCATTGAGATCCTAGCATGTCCCCATCTTGGCCCAACTTACTCGTGCTCATCCTGAAGGGAGtgctgggaaggaggggggaTGGGTCAGGAAACACTTCCTCATGGAAAAGGCTTTACCCAAACCTGAAGGAGGAGCAGGAGTGAGCCAGGCAAAGGGGAGAGCACCTGCATAGAATCATGTGtgaggactgggggtggggaagagtatAGCATATTATCACATATTTGAAGAACAGAATGGCCAGTGTGATTAGAGCATGAAGTAAAAAGGGGAGAGTTGTCAGGGGTAAAGTTGGGAGGCTAGAGGCATCTGATCTTACTAAGGTAAGTCACGTAAGTATTGCAAACTTTATTCTAAGTGCAGCAAGAAGCCACTGATTGGCTTTGAATCAGGAAGTGATCATATacgtgttttaaaaatatcattcaaGCTATAGTTTGAGAATAGATTGGGTTGAAGCAGGAGTGGATAAAGGGAACCAGTCAGGAGTCTTTCGGGAATGTTCCAGGTAATAGGACATAGTGCAGCTggagggctggctggctggaaGTGCCGCTTCAGTGGGCTTTGGTGATTACTTGGGGttgagggtgagggagggaaggagtcaGTGTTTCTGGCTTGCGATAGGAATGTAACTGGAAGAAGAGGAGGTCTGGGTCAGACCTCAGGGTTGGTGGGTGTTTGAGGtcgacaataaacaaataaacaaataaataaattggatgtGGTAAGTTCTTTGATAGGAACAATATCATATGATCTGGTAGAGTGACTGGGTGCTTAAGAAAGGCCTCTTTGAGATGATCAGTGAATTGAGACTGAATGACCAGAAGAAGCCACTCTGAGGAAATCTAGGGAGATCTTTCTGGTAAGTGGGAACAGCAGGTACAGGTGCTCTCAGGCAGAAATGAGGTTGGCATGTTCTAGAAGAGAAAGACATTGGCTTCTAGGATTGGAATTAATGAGAGAGGAGAAATTATTAGCCATGTTCCAGAGAGGCCTGCAGGGGCCATACCACGTTGGGCTTTGGGGGGCTTGGTGAGCAGTTTGGAGTTTATCTTCATGTAGCAGGACAAAGACAATGGAGGGTTTCGAGCAGGGCAATGGCATGttctgctttatattttataaaatataactagCTGCTCCGTGGCTAAGAGTTTGGGCAAACATTGAAGAAGCAGGGAGACAAACTAGAAGGCTATGAATGTGTTCACATGAGCGATGATGGTGATTTGTACTGTGGGGTGGTGGAGATGAAGAGAGCTAGACGAATCCATATGTTTGGGGGGTAAAATCCATGGGACTTGCCAAGGAGAAGGATGTCAAgattgaaggaaggaaaaagaggaatcTAGAAACACTCTTAAGATTTTGGCTTGAGCAACCATGAGAATGGTTGTGCCATTTGCTGAGATGGGAAAGTCCAGGGAGGAGCAGGCTGCAGACAGGAATGAACTGTCTGTTTGGACATGTTAAGTTGGAGAAACAACTATAGATATTCTAGTCTCGTGTTCAAGTAGGCTACTGGATACAAACCTGGAGTTTAAAGAAGAGGTCAGGATGGGAGATGGAGGTATTTGGGAGTCATTTGCGTTTGGTTTCAGGTTCAAAAGGATCCCTTTGTGCTTGGTTATCGAAGTGATTCCTAGGGGTTGTTTAGTTTTTCCAGCTACTTTTGTACCTAACTTCAGGACTACCATCAAGTTGTgtcctcttaaaaaataaaaatatgaagaaaaaatgaaaggaaaaaaaacattcaaagctgtaacctttaaaaatttaatttggaGCCTAATCTAATGATTTGTGACATTACAGAGATTAAAGTAATCTAAATCATGAAAGACTTTATCCCGAGAGTCACCTATCTACAAAAAGTAGGCTAATAGTTCACTGCATATTTGGAACTTTATCTGATTACAATTTATGCCAAATACATAATGAGCATATTAAATGTGTAGTTGATAGTAAAATTACGATTTCAACATTAATGAGCACATTTTATGTAGCAATagtatgcaatttaaaaatactaaagttGAATAATACTATTATTTAGAAATTGCTTTCCAATAGGGAAGaatcttatttccatttttgcaGTGGCTACTATAACTTCTTGTCATTCAGTTCAAATCACTGTGGCTGTCACTGTTAGGAAATGtgaatttgttgtttgtttgagtTTTAGTTCAAATACAAATGCTAATAAAGCTGATATCAGTTGCTCTGAAGATACTGCTGCCAGTTAAGCAAAGTGTGTGGCAGAGAGAAggacttgtttaaaaaaacaaaacatttttcttgCTTTAGTCTCCTATAATATTTCAAACAATTGTTGTTTTTAACCAGTGGAAGGATATACAGATAGATTCATGTCTCTCTAGTTACACATTCATTTTCTAATCCGTTGGAGTTGTGAACATAAAGAGGGCATTTCACATCTTTCTATCTCCTTGGTGTCATCTCTTACTAAGTGAACTATGTTGGCAAGGAGCCACTTAAAACAACTTTAGCATACTTTCCTACCTCTCCCTTACAGTGGAATATCATCTGTCTCATGTGAGCCAAATGAATTTTGTTTCATCATCCAATAGTTTCAGGCTTTGTGCCTCTCCCTGCTATCTGACATCAACATAGAACATGGCACCAGAAGAATCCGCTTTTGTATTTTCCATCTGGATATGCCACAGTCTTCCTTGATTGTTTGTGAATGGTGcactattttatagttttatagttcCCAGTTTATGGTAACTCTTATTTATCTAGAAATCCTCCCATATTAGTTGCCTGTAAGATGTGAAGTTATATTTAAAGGAAGGGGTAAAAACATTCATTTGAATATACTAAATTCTCTCTGTAACAGCCAGAAAGGTGATTTGTGCATGAAACCCTTCATAAATAAGTGTTTCCTCCCCGAGGTGCCAAAAGGACTCATTTGAAAGAGATCTTATTTGAAGTCCATCCTTCATGGAGGGTCCTTGGACAACATGGCCGAGTCATGATCTTGGCCAAGTCATTTGGGTGCCTGCATTGCCCTCTGGATTCTATCTCAGTTTGTCCTTCCCTTAACCAGGAATGAAGACCCTCTAAGAGTGGTCTTCTGCCTTATTGTTATTCTACAACCCTTCACACTTGTTTGTGAGTTTGGGATACTGCATTCTTTACTATTGTAGGACATTTAGGACACCTTTGGAAGTTGTGAAGTGGGTGAAGCCTGTTTTCTAGAGTTCTGGGTTCTCCAACTCCttgtctcttccttcttttttcccccctcatcaGTAACACCAGCTGCctctcattttcttcctcagATGCCTCTGTTTACAAGACCCTGAAGCCTCTTTTTCCCTATTAAAACTTGCTCTCAACAGAGGATCTGAACATATtcttagaaattagaaaatgtgtAAATACCGCTAAAAATAATTACCCCTAAGGAGAATTTGCATCTTCAAGCCATAAAAAGTCTTAAACTGCAGTGATGAACATTTGACTGGCAGTTTCAGGAACAACTGGCACTGTCCTCAGCAGCAGGATTGTCCCCGAATACCTACTGTGTGGAGGGTGACTTCTCCACTTGCCTATAACCCTGCACTCGTGCATTGGACTCAGCCGCCAGCTGGGGTCTAGTTGAAGGCTGCACAATTGCAGTCCCATCTGTGGACATGGGGGAGGCCTGAGTCACTTGGGAGCAATGGTTGGAGATTGTTAGGGCTAGAGAGGCTTGACAGGATGCTCCAGAGCCTTCTAGTGATGTGAACTTCAGCACAGTACACCACAGACCAAAGTGACATGGTCCTTCGCCTGTGTACTTTAGTTTTTAGACAAAAGTAAAGAGGAGGATTCTGGACATTATACATTTAAGTGCACAACACCAGAAGAtctatataaatgttttatttgcatttattttttaagggtgtttttaaaaaaaaatttgaattatGTTGTGTTCCTCCCTTTCAGCTCCACGTTGTTCACTGGAATTCAGACAAATACCCCAGCTTTGTTGAGGCAGCTCATGAGCCAGATGGACTAGCTGTCTTGGGTGTATTTTTGCAGGTGAGAATCACTAATTTCATTTTGAATAACTAGTCAGCCATGTTGGATAAAGAGTTTCAATCATGGGGTAGACAGTCTACCATTTTTTAATAGTAAACTAATTCTAggtttaatgttttccttttgaaGTGAATTTTAGAGTTTTGTATATTAGTTTATGGTTCATCTAAGGGCCCAGAACTGCCCTAGGAACATTGTCTTATGATACGTCTCATTGTCCATTGATCATTTTTTTGTGAATAGCAAACGCAGATGCAGCAACAATAGtagcagaagtaacaactgagATCTTGAGAAGAAAATCTTTATAATAGGCTCTTCCTGACTGCTCAATATTTGGAGATACAGGGTAGGGTAAAATTCAAGTTCCTGATTCTTGAAGCACTAGTTTGACCACAATAGTGTTTTGTCCCAAACACACTGACCATTTTAAAAGATTCTGTTGTATTTTCCTTTGTCTGATATTCACAGGAGGTATCACTGTCATAATACCTGTGGGTGGGCTGGGCCGCTCAACTCCCACTGCGACCACATTCTTTAGGGTGTGCATTTTCGATATGCCTCTGACTCTGTGTGATGTTGATGTTGTAAGTCGTTGCACTGGGACAGGGGGAAGCATGGGGCAGAGCAGAGACTGGCATGCATAGCAGCAGCTCCTTTTTTCAGTCCCCAAGTCTGGTGGTGGCAGTGAGATCCAAGTGGGGCAAGGCATTATACTTGAATCCCAAGGACTTAAAACCTTCAGATAGATTCAGGACaccccaaataaatgaaaagaagtacatatatttttctgAAGGATTCTCCTCATGATGATATATTCCCTTGATTCAGGACCTCAAGTCATTTTAAGCTGAAAGTGGGAGATGTTTTCATCTAATGTTTTGATTGTCACCAATAGTCGGTTTGGATCTAGGGTCTGAAAGTCACATCTGGTTTAATAGTGCAGGTGTTATGTAAGAGTTTCCTAAGCAAAGTTTCTCTCAAGAGAATCTGTACCCTGAACATTCATAAAGCTGACAAATATGAAGCTGTTACTGCTAGTTTTGGAATAGAAGTTATAGTTCAGCCAAGGAGCCCTGTAATATTATCTTGTTGTTTAGATTTTTCTGGCGTGATAAGGCTGGCAGGTGAAAGAGAGCCTCACTATAGAAcaatcactgtttgtttgttctgggctggcttaggtttttttaaaaaaaaaaaaagaatttaaaaataatgactgaaatgGAGTGATTCAGACCTGATGTGCTACAGTAACCATTTCTTCTGAAATTTTGTGTTTTCAGATTGGTGAGCATAATCCCCAACTGCAAAAGATTACTGACATTTTGGATTCCAttaaagaaaaggtaaaattaattaCTATTTACTAGTGACTAATATATTCCTTGGTTTctcctgaattctcttatcttcttCTAAAAATTCAGACTTTGACATAGCATATGCTGCCGGCTTGGAAGCAGGTTTGGAACATACTTGACCAATAGAACAGAAGTAGCTTATTACCACTTATCTCTTGAAAATTATGAAGGGGTCTTAAGTTATCTAAAACAATCACTATTACATCTATTTTTGCataattagtttcttttattGGAGTTTTGCAGAGTAAGCCTTTAGTTGTAACACATTTTAAAGACCacttacattaaaatataaatcttgAGCTTCTTAAATAAATCTAGGTGATGCGCTACTTCATCTTAAATATTTAGattaaggcagattctttttttttaagatctgaaAAGCAGATACTAAATAATTCCATGAATTACAGAATTCCAGTGAAATAATATTTCAGTGGATGTATTTTTTTTGAGGTCTGTGTAAAACTTTCCCATTGTAATTTGTGggaattctcttttcttcctcaggGTAAACAAACTCGATTCACAAATTTTGACCCATTATCTCTGCTTCCTCCATGCTGGGATTATTGGACGTATCCTGGTTCCCTTACAGTCCCACCTCTTCTAGAGAGCGTCACTTGGATCATTTTAAAACAACCTATAAACATCAGCTCTCAACAGGTATATCACTTTTTCCATATTGATCCTGATTCACTAGAGGAAACTGGGCTtaatcttgtgtttttttttttcaaaccctGCCCTTAATTTCTGCTGTTGTGAAGCCTGAAATTAGGCTTTATCTTTCTCTTCATTAATCAGATGGGTGGTTGGACCAGATGAGATTTATGTCCCTTTCTTATTTGACCTTCTATGATTAGatgatttctttctcatttcctagAAATGCAATGTGCAAATAGACACGGATGGAAGTGAAGTGCCACTTTAAGGGCtatacttgtttgtttttattttcttttgtgtggTCTGAGATATTAACAGTCTGGGATACAAATGGGAAAATCAGGAGAGAGGCTTCTCTCAAAAGGTGATAGTCTCCTTTTTGACCTCAGTCCCTGGACCTGCCTCCCCTACAGATCTCACATTTAGAAAGGGAACGGTGAGAACAGCACCCTAAGAAATGTGTGTACTTGTTAAATTTTAGAAGTCCATCTGATCTTTTGGCTTTTATTGACAAAACTGTTGTGAAGCTGCCTGAGGGACTTTAAGCATTTGCTAAGAGGCTGTGGGTGGCTGCCTGTGCTCTTCTTGTGAAGACATTTCCTCACTGGTTCTTCTGATAAATGCTTATAGAGCCCCCATGGTCAGTCGGTCAGTCAGTCTCGGAATGTCTTTGATGCCCAGAGACTCTGGTCAGAGCTGTGAATCCATCCTGTGACTGACGAATCTGCTGGGTGGATGATCTGTGCTCTGGGATGCTGTACCTAacgggttttgttttgttttccgtTTCGAATTATATGCTGCGAAATTCTTAGTAAGAACATAGCCTAGTAATTTTTGCATCTAATAAAGTACTCCTGTCCTGGGCTGGCCCACCTGCCTAGCGATTTATATCTTTCCTCCAATCAAAGACTAGAGCTGGTTCACCTTTACGAAGGTCATATCAGGTAACTTTTCCCCTTGGGGTGTTGAACACATCCAACTTCTGTCGACCTTGTCTTTAGAATGAAAGCCAAATAATAATCTGGGGCAtacttattaaaacattttataaaagtcTGGGTAGAAATCCAGAGCTTGACTGACACGGAAATTCCTGTGAATTTTTTCCATCAGAAATAAGGTGAGTTGCATCATGAGAAAAATAACCTGTCACAGATTCAGTGGCTTTATTAATGGGGTTCATTTTCCTCCCCTTCATGTGCTAAACTGTTtacttttacattcttttattaaatttgaatAGGTTAATAGAGTTAATACATTATAACATCAAGTTAGTAATATTAAGGGAATCATGTTTTCCCTCATATTTCAAGAATTTCTTTATTCCTTAAAGCcagttggaaaataattttttttcaatccacCTGTGATTTGGAAaacaatatatatcaaaatatatatttagttactTAAAATACATAAAGTTAACCGAATCAAAAATAACTCCTTGCAAGTTTAGGAATGACTGACTGCCTAGCTGTGAATTCACTACTGTATCTTATTTGAAGCTTAATTCATTAATGTTAATTATTAATGTGGTTTTTATGCAGTTAAGAGTTTATAAAATAATAGCTGTATTTTAGAGCTTTAGTGTGAGTGGTAATTCACTTTGAGGCATTCACTTAAATCTACTGTAGCAGGAACACTttcagacattttatttttaaccagatTGAAATGATTATCTGAGTAATAATCCCAATTATTATaatgattataatattttaataatccaAATT
This DNA window, taken from Eubalaena glacialis isolate mEubGla1 chromosome 17, mEubGla1.1.hap2.+ XY, whole genome shotgun sequence, encodes the following:
- the CA13 gene encoding carbonic anhydrase 13, with product MARFSWGYGEHNGPIHWNEFFPIADGDQQSPIEIKTKEVKYDSSLRPLSIKYDTSSAKIISNSGHSFNVDFDDTEDKSVLRGGPLTGSYRLRQFHLHWGSTDDHGSEHVVDGVRYAAELHVVHWNSDKYPSFVEAAHEPDGLAVLGVFLQIGEHNPQLQKITDILDSIKEKGKQTRFTNFDPLSLLPPCWDYWTYPGSLTVPPLLESVTWIILKQPINISSQQLATFRTLLCTGEGKAAAFLLSNHRPPQPLKGRKVRASFH